In Lactococcus garvieae subsp. garvieae, the following proteins share a genomic window:
- the fabG gene encoding 3-oxoacyl-ACP reductase FabG, whose protein sequence is MTLAIVTGGTRGIGKAICLELARTYDTVIAIYHKDEQSAFLLEKESENIQTKRCNVSSAAEVSKLIREIYEEYGVIHCLVNNAGITQDGYFLMMSKEKWDAVLNINLMGAVNLCKEVLRIMKKEKKGGAIINISSTSGVTGQIGQTNYSTSKGALIAFSKSLSKEFAKDNITINCVSPGFIETDMTIKLDKERIQKDLIPLGRFGKPEEVAFLVEFLSSNKSRYITGKNFVIDGGMIND, encoded by the coding sequence ATGACATTAGCAATTGTAACAGGTGGGACAAGAGGAATTGGTAAAGCCATTTGTTTAGAACTTGCACGGACATATGATACCGTCATAGCAATATATCATAAAGATGAACAATCAGCCTTTCTATTAGAAAAAGAATCTGAAAACATTCAAACCAAAAGATGCAATGTCTCGAGTGCAGCAGAGGTTTCAAAACTTATAAGGGAAATTTATGAAGAGTATGGGGTTATTCATTGCTTAGTTAATAATGCAGGGATCACTCAAGATGGTTATTTCCTAATGATGTCCAAGGAGAAGTGGGATGCAGTTTTAAATATCAATTTAATGGGCGCCGTAAATTTATGTAAAGAAGTACTACGTATTATGAAAAAAGAGAAAAAAGGAGGAGCGATTATTAATATTTCATCAACTAGTGGAGTAACTGGTCAGATTGGGCAAACAAATTATTCAACAAGTAAAGGTGCCCTTATAGCGTTTTCAAAATCATTATCAAAAGAATTTGCAAAAGATAACATTACAATTAATTGTGTTAGTCCAGGATTTATAGAAACTGATATGACTATAAAATTAGATAAAGAGAGGATTCAAAAAGACTTGATACCATTGGGAAGATTTGGAAAACCAGAAGAAGTGGCTTTTCTAGTTGAATTTTTATCAAGCAATAAATCAAGATATATTACGGGAAAAAACTTTGTTATTGATGGAGGTATGATAAATGATTGA
- a CDS encoding helix-turn-helix domain-containing protein, protein MEKFAYRLKVLRLSKNYTQSEVAEAVGVKQNSYNSWENGKREPKLDTVVLLAKIFDTNVDYLLGETDDKRNLKKLVELFNETNKRMDTMLEDVKGSGFLASNLRNLRESRGETREEIETFLPNRGDYFKWELGLAEPNLEELVILSNYYQVSIHSLYEYVLYKGGVYHKVNRISDAFSVKVDQKISDFIESMLDLTYEFGYKYADIEVSKKDFLSCMDYTIEELDSMKENLESQLAPIKENMIATYQREEKTLRENIERLRKQLEKEPHSFFLQEQLTNGEKALEDRENREKRLSDLENEDL, encoded by the coding sequence ATGGAAAAATTTGCATACAGATTAAAAGTGTTGAGACTCTCAAAAAATTATACTCAAAGCGAAGTAGCTGAGGCTGTCGGGGTGAAGCAAAATTCGTATAATAGTTGGGAAAATGGAAAAAGAGAACCAAAGTTGGATACAGTTGTTCTTTTAGCAAAAATTTTTGATACAAATGTTGATTACTTGCTCGGAGAAACGGATGATAAGCGAAACTTGAAAAAATTAGTAGAGCTTTTTAATGAGACAAATAAGAGAATGGACACCATGCTTGAAGATGTAAAAGGAAGTGGCTTTTTAGCATCCAATCTTAGAAATCTCAGAGAATCCAGAGGGGAGACAAGAGAAGAAATTGAGACGTTCTTACCCAATCGAGGAGACTATTTTAAATGGGAGCTGGGGTTAGCCGAACCTAATTTAGAGGAGTTGGTTATTCTCTCCAACTATTATCAGGTAAGTATTCATTCTCTTTATGAATATGTGCTTTATAAAGGGGGAGTTTATCACAAGGTCAATAGGATTAGTGATGCTTTTAGTGTTAAAGTTGATCAAAAAATTTCTGATTTCATAGAGAGTATGTTAGATTTGACTTACGAATTTGGATATAAATACGCAGATATTGAAGTGAGCAAAAAGGATTTCCTCTCATGTATGGACTATACAATTGAAGAACTTGATTCTATGAAAGAGAATCTGGAGAGTCAACTTGCACCAATTAAAGAAAATATGATTGCGACTTATCAACGTGAGGAAAAGACTCTGAGAGAAAATATTGAACGCTTAAGAAAGCAACTGGAAAAAGAGCCACATTCCTTTTTTCTCCAAGAGCAGTTGACAAATGGGGAGAAAGCATTAGAGGATAGAGAGAACCGGGAGAAAAGATTAAGTGATTTAGAAAATGAAGATCTTTGA
- a CDS encoding Rep family protein yields the protein MIIKAKTIQAKTFFGMQYLEKEYWHFDEETLSQFEKLITDPRKNQKEIFTLVCEKFKQDYQDDIVTLAIVLQDKDINENGKLEAPHLHWAIHLKERTTLNKIAKAFQIDPQYIETGNQGKNAMIGRLAYLTHQTDPDKFHYDPQDVETFGTYDYVNFVNNNKMKFKKSLATKRYRATKYELNYILQQVQVGELFIEDILSDEKYYFVYANNLAKFKEAFEAYAHRNSLLTIQDRVAQKFEFTSIYIYGHSGSGKSEIAYDILKQIELLSQEVGLRWHSYFGGSKNAVDDYKGEELLLFDDVRPETFSPSDWTKILDYKNKSALSGRFHNRPLSNRLVLMTNTQSPFAFFTFENEPIEQYLRRLTYVIRVEAVGTTDEEMKNTKFTILMPDRARNYHLREVHHMTGKAELYNSKWLDSLFEQLMNKEKKPSLPTLDGKSDSINCEVI from the coding sequence ATGATTATAAAAGCGAAAACAATACAAGCGAAAACTTTCTTCGGGATGCAATATCTTGAAAAAGAATATTGGCACTTTGATGAAGAAACGCTATCACAATTCGAGAAGTTGATTACTGACCCTCGAAAAAACCAAAAAGAAATCTTTACATTGGTTTGCGAAAAATTCAAACAAGATTATCAAGACGACATCGTCACACTTGCGATTGTCTTACAAGATAAAGATATTAATGAGAATGGCAAACTAGAAGCTCCGCATTTGCATTGGGCAATTCATTTGAAAGAGCGAACAACGCTCAATAAAATTGCGAAAGCGTTCCAAATCGATCCCCAATACATTGAAACAGGCAACCAAGGGAAAAATGCGATGATTGGACGTCTGGCTTATCTGACACATCAAACAGACCCCGATAAATTTCATTATGACCCACAGGATGTAGAAACATTCGGCACTTATGATTACGTGAATTTCGTGAACAACAATAAGATGAAATTCAAGAAAAGTCTTGCGACAAAGCGATACAGAGCTACAAAGTATGAATTGAACTATATCTTACAACAAGTACAGGTAGGAGAACTTTTTATTGAAGATATCCTCTCCGATGAAAAATACTACTTTGTCTATGCCAACAATCTCGCAAAATTCAAAGAAGCTTTTGAAGCTTATGCTCATAGAAACTCTTTATTGACCATACAAGATAGAGTCGCACAAAAATTTGAATTTACTTCCATCTACATTTATGGCCATTCAGGCAGTGGGAAATCTGAAATTGCTTACGACATATTAAAACAGATCGAGCTTTTGAGCCAAGAAGTAGGGTTACGTTGGCACTCTTATTTCGGTGGAAGTAAAAATGCGGTAGACGATTACAAAGGTGAGGAACTTCTGCTCTTTGACGATGTACGTCCTGAGACATTCAGTCCTTCGGATTGGACAAAGATTTTAGATTACAAGAACAAGTCTGCTTTATCGGGGCGTTTTCATAATCGCCCTTTATCGAATCGTTTGGTTCTTATGACCAACACACAAAGCCCTTTTGCGTTCTTCACATTTGAGAATGAACCGATTGAGCAATACTTGAGGCGTTTAACCTATGTAATACGTGTGGAAGCCGTGGGAACAACAGACGAGGAAATGAAAAATACAAAGTTCACTATTCTTATGCCTGATCGTGCCAGAAACTATCATTTGCGAGAAGTGCATCATATGACAGGAAAAGCAGAACTTTACAATTCGAAATGGTTAGACAGCCTTTTTGAGCAACTTATGAACAAAGAAAAAAAGCCATCACTTCCTACTTTGGACGGTAAAAGTGACAGCATAAACTGTGAGGTAATCTAA
- a CDS encoding DUF3173 family protein, translated as MIKKINRQELQELTGLSKTQINRIFKQARLSLASEFPFYQNRKILSLPVSAIEKIVGYELTD; from the coding sequence ATGATTAAAAAAATAAACAGACAAGAACTTCAAGAATTAACAGGATTAAGCAAAACACAAATCAATCGGATATTTAAACAGGCTAGGCTCAGTCTAGCTTCAGAGTTTCCTTTTTATCAAAATAGAAAAATTCTATCTCTCCCAGTTTCAGCAATTGAAAAAATTGTGGGATATGAATTAACAGACTAA
- a CDS encoding site-specific integrase codes for MTVTKNKKTKKWEVDISDGFSPINGERNRHRKTGFNTKKEAEDYEANFRTFELHQVSKRQKISIEYLFSIVQHDDINNDKKMSYRITQERNYNRYLKSYFAKADMSKITYDDIIEFRNHLLSCKAKGGNGRTLSKNTVNKQILLLKKILDVAIVKGLIFSNPCKNVRKLRIDKVDMKYYTLHEFSQFINCFDKTDYPYKLIFSMLFYSGARINELLSLTWNDVNFNIGYIDIHRSIFRLKGINYYDTPKTKAGIRKIYIHKKLLDELKIWQTKQFNILHEYTDNLMNLQIFQDCPEDIYKDRVQIKKTKIYEEHPHLKKIRIHDFRHSHAALLINQGLDIFKIKERMGHETVEITYNLYGHLYPDKQKEIADLLNEISY; via the coding sequence ATGACAGTTACCAAAAATAAAAAAACAAAAAAATGGGAGGTAGATATCTCCGACGGTTTCTCACCAATCAATGGTGAAAGAAATCGCCACCGCAAAACTGGCTTTAATACCAAAAAAGAAGCGGAAGATTATGAAGCAAACTTTAGAACTTTTGAACTTCATCAAGTAAGCAAACGTCAAAAAATCAGCATTGAATATCTTTTCTCTATCGTACAACATGACGATATCAACAATGATAAAAAAATGTCTTATCGCATTACTCAGGAAAGAAATTATAATCGATATTTAAAGTCATATTTTGCAAAAGCTGATATGTCCAAGATAACATATGATGATATTATCGAATTTAGGAATCACCTTCTAAGCTGTAAAGCAAAAGGAGGAAATGGACGGACACTAAGTAAAAATACAGTGAACAAACAGATATTGCTCCTAAAAAAAATATTAGATGTTGCCATTGTTAAAGGTCTGATTTTCTCCAATCCATGTAAAAACGTAAGAAAACTGCGTATAGACAAAGTTGACATGAAATATTACACTTTACATGAATTTTCTCAATTCATCAATTGTTTTGATAAAACAGATTATCCCTATAAGCTTATCTTTTCTATGTTGTTTTATTCCGGCGCTCGTATTAATGAATTACTTTCTTTAACTTGGAATGATGTGAATTTTAATATCGGTTACATCGATATCCACCGTAGCATTTTCAGGCTCAAAGGAATAAATTATTATGACACACCCAAAACTAAAGCAGGAATCAGAAAAATTTATATCCATAAAAAGCTTTTGGACGAATTAAAAATATGGCAAACTAAGCAGTTCAACATATTACATGAATACACTGATAATTTGATGAACCTACAAATATTTCAAGACTGTCCCGAAGATATCTACAAAGACCGGGTGCAAATCAAAAAAACAAAAATTTATGAAGAACACCCACATTTGAAGAAAATCAGAATACATGATTTTCGACATTCTCACGCTGCCCTTCTTATCAATCAAGGTTTAGACATCTTCAAAATAAAAGAACGCATGGGACACGAAACAGTTGAAATTACGTATAATTTATATGGACATCTTTATCCCGACAAACAAAAAGAAATAGCGGATTTACTCAATGAAATCAGCTATTAA